A genomic segment from Sesamum indicum cultivar Zhongzhi No. 13 unplaced genomic scaffold, S_indicum_v1.0 scaffold00124, whole genome shotgun sequence encodes:
- the LOC105179132 gene encoding abscisic acid receptor PYL8 — translation MVTPMNGDRRTGGPEEDFIRRHHKHDVRENQCTSSLVKHIKAPLPLVWSLVRRFDQPQRYKPFVSRCIVQGDLQIGTVREVNVKSGLPATTSKERLELLDDEEHIFSMRIVGGDHRLKNYSSTITVHPEIIDGRPGTMVIESFVVDVPEGNTKDETCYFVEALIKCNLKSLADVSERLAVQDRTEPIDRV, via the exons ATGGTCACCCCAATGAACGGCGACAGGCGCACCGGCGGACCGGAGGAGGATTTCATCAGGAGGCACCATAAGCATGACGTCAGGGAAAACCAGTGCACTTCTTCTTTGGTTAAGCACATCAAGGCTCCTTTGCCTCTT GTATGGTCTTTGGTGAGGCGATTTGATCAGCCGCAGAGGTACAAGCCGTTTGTGAGTAGGTGTATTGTTCAAGGTGATTTGCAGATTGGAACTGTTAGAGAGGTGAATGTGAAGTCGGGGCTTCCGGCGACCACCAGCAAGGAGAGGTTGGAGCTGTTGGATGATGAGGAGCACATTTTCAGTATGCGGATTGTCGGTGGGGATCATCGCCTCAAG AACTACTCGTCCACCATCACTGTTCATCCAGAGATCATTGACGGAAGACCAGGAACAATGGTGATTGAGTCGTTTGTGGTTGATGTGCCTGAGGGTAACACCAAGGACGAAACATGCTACTTTGTTGAGGCTTTGATCAAGTGCAACCTCAAGTCATTGGCTGATGTCTCTGAGCGTCTAGCTGTGCAGGACAGAACCGAGCCAATTGATAGAGTCTGA